The following are encoded in a window of Rosa chinensis cultivar Old Blush chromosome 4, RchiOBHm-V2, whole genome shotgun sequence genomic DNA:
- the LOC112199827 gene encoding peptide methionine sulfoxide reductase B3, chloroplastic, translating into MAAPGSVQKAEEEWQAILSPEQFRILRQKGTEPKFTGEYDKVFEEGVYTCAGCGTPLYKSSTKFNSGCGWPAFYEGLPGAINRSPDPDGRRTEITCAACGGHLGHVFKWEGTKVPTDERHCVNSVSIKLVPENSAS; encoded by the exons ATGGCTGCACCAGGTTCAGTTCAGAAGGCCGAGGAAGAGTGGCAGGCTATTCTCTCCCCTGAACAGTTCAGGATTCTACGCCAGAAAGGGACAGA GCCAAAATTCACTGGGGAATATGACAAGGTTTTCGAAGAAGGGGTTTATACTTGTGCTGGTTGTGGAACACCACTTTACAAGTCTTCAACCAAGTTTAACTCTGGATGTGGTTGGCCTGCATTCTATGAGGGTTTGCCTGGAGCCATTAATCGTTCT CCGGATCCGGATGGCAGGAGAACTGAGATTACCTGTGCAGCTTGTGGTGGTCACTTGGGACATGTTTTCAAATGGGAGGGGACCAAGGTGCCAACAGATGAACGCCACTGTGTCAACAGCGTTTCGATTAAGCTCGTTCCAGAAAATTCTGCGTCATGA